The Klebsiella sp. RHBSTW-00484 genome includes a window with the following:
- the fkpB gene encoding FKBP-type peptidyl-prolyl cis-trans isomerase — translation MSKSIQSNSAVLVHFTLKLDDGSTAESTRNNGKPALFRLGDTSLSEGLEQHLLGLKEGDKTTFSLEPDAAFGVPSPDLIQYFSRREFIDAGEPEIGAIMLFTAMDGSEMPGVIREVNGDSITVDFNHPLAGRTVHFDVEVLEIDPALEG, via the coding sequence ATGTCTAAATCAATACAGAGCAACAGTGCGGTGCTGGTGCATTTCACCCTAAAGCTCGATGATGGCTCCACCGCAGAGTCAACCCGCAATAACGGTAAACCCGCGCTCTTCCGCTTGGGCGATACCTCGCTTTCTGAAGGTCTTGAGCAGCATCTGCTGGGGCTGAAAGAAGGGGATAAAACCACATTTTCACTGGAGCCAGATGCCGCGTTTGGCGTGCCGAGTCCGGATCTGATCCAGTACTTCTCGCGCCGGGAATTTATCGATGCGGGCGAGCCTGAAATCGGCGCGATTATGCTCTTTACCGCAATGGATGGCAGCGAAATGCCTGGTGTGATCCGCGAAGTGAACGGCGATTCGATCACCGTTGATTTCAACCATCCGCTGGCCGGGCGTACCGTTCATTTTGATGTTGAAGTGCTGGAGATCGATCCGGCGCTGGAGGGGTAA
- the rihC gene encoding ribonucleoside hydrolase RihC has protein sequence MRLPIILDTDPGIDDAAAIAAALFAPELDLQLMTTVAGNVSVEKTTRNALQLLHFWNADVPLAQGASMPLVRPLRDAASVHGESGMEGYDFVEHNRQPLAKPAFQAIRDALMHAPEPMTLVAIGPLTNIALLLTQFPECRFNIRRLVIMGGSAGRGNFTPNAEFNIAIDPEAAAKVFNSGLEIVMCGLDVTNQAMLSPDYLATLPTLNQTGKMLHALFSHYRSGSMSSGLRMHDLCAIAWLVRPQLFTLEPCFVTVETQGTWTSGTTVVDIEGKLGQPANAQVALGLDVEGFQRWAAEVIALAP, from the coding sequence ATGCGCTTACCGATCATTCTGGATACCGATCCCGGCATTGATGATGCGGCGGCGATTGCCGCGGCGCTGTTCGCACCCGAGCTGGATCTGCAGCTGATGACCACGGTGGCGGGCAATGTGTCGGTAGAGAAAACCACCCGCAACGCTCTGCAACTGCTGCACTTCTGGAACGCCGATGTCCCGCTGGCACAGGGCGCATCGATGCCGCTGGTTCGCCCGCTGCGCGACGCCGCCTCCGTGCACGGCGAATCCGGGATGGAAGGCTACGATTTCGTTGAACATAACCGCCAGCCGCTGGCAAAACCGGCATTTCAGGCCATCCGTGATGCGTTAATGCACGCGCCGGAGCCGATGACCCTGGTAGCGATTGGCCCGTTAACCAATATCGCGCTACTGCTGACCCAATTCCCCGAATGCCGCTTTAATATCCGCCGTCTGGTGATCATGGGCGGCTCCGCCGGGCGCGGTAACTTTACGCCGAATGCGGAATTTAACATCGCCATCGACCCGGAAGCGGCAGCCAAAGTATTCAACAGCGGGCTGGAGATCGTGATGTGCGGACTGGACGTCACCAATCAGGCGATGCTGTCCCCGGATTACCTTGCAACGTTACCGACGCTTAATCAGACCGGGAAAATGCTGCATGCGCTGTTTAGCCACTATCGCAGCGGTAGCATGAGCAGCGGCCTGCGCATGCACGACCTGTGCGCGATTGCGTGGCTGGTTCGCCCGCAGCTCTTTACCCTCGAGCCGTGTTTTGTGACGGTGGAAACCCAGGGGACATGGACCTCCGGCACCACGGTGGTCGATATTGAAGGCAAGCTGGGCCAACCAGCAAACGCGCAGGTGGCGCTGGGGTTGGATGTCGAAGGATTCCAGCGCTGGGCGGCAGAGGTTATTGCGCTGGCACCTTAA
- the ribF gene encoding bifunctional riboflavin kinase/FAD synthetase, with protein sequence MKLIRGIHNLSQAPHGCVLTIGNFDGVHRGHQALLQRLRAEGRQRGLPVVVMIFEPQPLELFAADKAPARLTRLREKLNYLAESGVDYVLCVRFDRRFAALTAQDFISELLVRRLGVQFLAVGDDFRFGAGRQGDFLLLQKAGVEYGFDITSTQTFCEGGLRISSTAVRQALADDDLVLAETLLGHPFTISGRVVHGDELGRTIGFPTANLPLRRQVSPVKGVYAVEVTGLGDKPLVGVANIGTRPTVSGVRQQLEVHLLDVVMDLYGRHIDVILRKKIRNEQRFASLDELKAQIARDELTARDFFGLTGQA encoded by the coding sequence ATGAAGCTGATACGCGGCATACATAATCTCAGTCAGGCCCCGCACGGGTGCGTGCTGACCATTGGAAATTTTGACGGCGTGCATCGCGGGCACCAGGCATTATTGCAGCGTTTGCGCGCAGAAGGTCGCCAGCGCGGTTTACCGGTGGTGGTGATGATTTTTGAGCCACAGCCGCTTGAGCTTTTTGCTGCCGATAAAGCGCCGGCGCGTTTAACGCGTCTGCGTGAAAAACTGAACTATCTGGCTGAAAGCGGCGTCGACTACGTGCTATGCGTGCGTTTTGATCGGCGCTTTGCGGCACTGACCGCCCAGGATTTTATTAGTGAACTGCTGGTCCGCCGTTTAGGTGTGCAGTTCCTTGCCGTTGGCGATGATTTCCGCTTTGGCGCTGGTCGCCAGGGGGATTTCTTGTTATTACAAAAGGCCGGTGTGGAATACGGCTTTGACATCACCAGCACCCAAACCTTCTGTGAAGGCGGTTTGCGCATTAGCAGCACGGCGGTGCGCCAGGCGCTGGCGGATGACGATCTGGTGCTGGCGGAAACCCTGCTGGGGCATCCGTTTACCATCTCCGGGCGCGTTGTCCACGGCGATGAACTGGGGCGCACGATAGGTTTCCCGACGGCGAATTTACCGCTGCGTCGTCAGGTTTCCCCGGTAAAAGGGGTCTATGCGGTTGAAGTGACAGGGCTTGGCGACAAACCTCTTGTAGGCGTTGCCAACATTGGCACTCGTCCAACGGTATCCGGCGTGCGTCAGCAACTGGAAGTACATCTGTTGGATGTTGTAATGGACCTCTACGGTCGCCATATAGATGTAATACTGCGTAAAAAAATACGTAACGAGCAGCGATTTGCGTCGCTCGATGAACTGAAAGCGCAAATCGCACGTGATGAGTTAACGGCCCGCGACTTCTTTGGGCTAACCGGGCAGGCATAA
- a CDS encoding LysR family transcriptional regulator has protein sequence MNLNLLPDLALFVQIVEQGSFSAVARQAGATPSAISRSVSRLEQEMGCKLLHRTTRKLRLSDAGKTVYDHALEMLEAARQAMDSASSAQAVAQGKLTLSVPKAVGRFVIHPLMMEFFDRYPQVDVCLRLEDRVLDFIDDGIDLALRITHTPSPGLHGKPLMPIGHVICATPGYLEQHGHPQTPQDLRDHSCISLGETPADARWKFRRDGKMETIQTHGRYAANHTAVRLDAVKQNLGIGSLPLFTAREALERGEIVQVLPEWEFISRYSGQLWLLWSGNKHMPARMRAMIDYLSEKMKPASGNIAIARRAKTTE, from the coding sequence ATGAATCTGAACTTACTTCCCGACCTCGCCCTGTTTGTGCAGATTGTCGAACAGGGCAGCTTTTCCGCCGTCGCCCGTCAGGCAGGCGCCACGCCGTCCGCCATCAGCCGCAGCGTCTCGCGGCTGGAACAGGAGATGGGCTGTAAGCTGCTGCACCGTACCACGCGAAAGCTGCGCCTCAGTGATGCCGGTAAGACGGTTTACGACCATGCGCTGGAGATGCTGGAGGCGGCCCGTCAGGCCATGGACTCCGCCAGCAGTGCTCAGGCGGTAGCGCAAGGCAAGCTGACGTTAAGCGTGCCGAAAGCGGTGGGACGGTTTGTGATTCATCCACTGATGATGGAGTTTTTTGACCGCTATCCGCAGGTCGATGTTTGCCTGCGTCTCGAAGACCGGGTGCTCGATTTTATTGATGATGGTATCGACCTGGCGCTGCGTATTACCCATACGCCCTCCCCGGGTCTGCACGGCAAGCCGCTGATGCCAATCGGCCATGTTATCTGCGCGACGCCTGGCTACCTGGAACAACATGGACATCCGCAAACGCCGCAGGATCTGCGCGATCATAGTTGTATCAGTCTTGGCGAAACGCCCGCCGATGCTCGCTGGAAGTTCCGCCGTGATGGCAAAATGGAGACCATCCAGACTCACGGTCGCTATGCTGCCAACCATACCGCCGTGCGCCTCGATGCCGTGAAGCAAAATCTGGGGATCGGCAGCCTGCCGCTGTTTACCGCCCGCGAAGCACTGGAGCGCGGCGAGATTGTGCAGGTTCTGCCGGAGTGGGAGTTTATCAGTCGCTATTCCGGCCAGCTTTGGCTGCTGTGGTCGGGCAATAAGCATATGCCCGCCAGAATGCGGGCGATGATTGATTATCTCAGCGAGAAGATGAAACCGGCTTCAGGCAACATAGCCATAGCGCGACGAGCAAAAACCACGGAATAA
- a CDS encoding MFS transporter: MSSVIEDTQTSGSTSLSLLQRISYGSLDVAGNLLYCFGSTYILYFYTDVAGISLAVAGVILLLARIVDGIDAPIWGIIIDKTRSRYGKCRPWFLWLPLPFGVFSALSFWSPDISMTGKAIYAAISYMIASILFTGLNTPLSAILPLMTLSPKERLVLNSWRMTGGQIGVLLMNATALPLVAFLGKGNDHAGFIYTAILFAIISCSLTLFAFKNIREMDADKIQKEPKLPMKKSFAAMKGNWPWILMVLANLIFWIALQQRSTTIVYYLTYNLDRKDLVPLINSLATIQILFIIAIPFFSKYIAKTWIWISGLLVATLGGVMMWLAADNITLLIAAWVIGNIGSGIACSMPFAMLGFAVDFGAWKTGIKATGILIAFGSTFCIKMGSGIGTAFAAWIMNSFGYVPNHAQSTAGLEGITWAFIWAPALLFALAAIPLLFFRKYEAMEDRVRHDLETTNH; the protein is encoded by the coding sequence ATGAGTTCTGTTATTGAGGATACCCAGACTTCCGGGTCAACATCATTATCTTTGCTACAGCGCATCAGCTACGGTTCTTTAGATGTCGCTGGCAACCTGCTGTACTGTTTCGGTTCAACGTATATATTATATTTCTACACCGACGTTGCTGGTATTAGCCTTGCTGTAGCAGGCGTGATCCTTCTTCTGGCGCGTATTGTAGACGGTATCGACGCCCCTATCTGGGGGATTATCATCGATAAAACACGCTCTCGCTACGGAAAATGTCGCCCCTGGTTTCTGTGGCTACCGCTGCCATTTGGTGTATTTAGCGCGCTGTCTTTTTGGTCTCCCGATATCAGCATGACCGGAAAAGCCATATATGCAGCAATATCCTACATGATTGCCAGTATTTTATTTACCGGACTCAATACGCCGCTCAGCGCAATATTACCGCTAATGACTTTATCTCCTAAAGAGCGCTTGGTATTAAACTCATGGAGAATGACCGGCGGACAAATTGGGGTCCTGTTAATGAACGCCACCGCGCTGCCGTTAGTGGCTTTTTTAGGTAAAGGTAATGACCATGCCGGGTTTATTTACACCGCGATTCTGTTCGCCATTATATCCTGTTCGCTAACCCTTTTTGCGTTTAAAAATATTCGCGAAATGGATGCGGATAAAATACAGAAAGAACCCAAACTGCCGATGAAAAAGAGCTTCGCGGCAATGAAAGGCAACTGGCCGTGGATACTGATGGTGCTGGCAAATCTGATCTTCTGGATAGCCCTTCAGCAACGTTCAACGACCATCGTCTATTATCTGACCTACAACCTCGATCGCAAAGATCTGGTGCCGCTGATTAACAGTCTGGCCACTATTCAGATCCTGTTTATCATCGCCATCCCTTTCTTCAGCAAATATATCGCCAAGACCTGGATTTGGATTAGCGGCCTGCTGGTCGCCACGCTGGGTGGCGTGATGATGTGGCTGGCTGCAGATAACATAACCTTACTGATCGCCGCTTGGGTTATCGGCAATATCGGCAGCGGCATCGCCTGCTCGATGCCCTTTGCCATGCTGGGATTCGCCGTCGACTTCGGCGCCTGGAAAACGGGCATTAAGGCAACCGGTATTCTTATCGCCTTCGGCAGCACCTTCTGCATCAAAATGGGCAGCGGCATTGGTACCGCCTTCGCCGCCTGGATAATGAACAGCTTTGGCTACGTCCCCAACCACGCCCAAAGCACAGCCGGGCTGGAGGGGATAACCTGGGCCTTCATCTGGGCACCCGCCCTGCTCTTCGCACTCGCCGCGATCCCGCTACTGTTCTTCCGCAAATACGAAGCCATGGAAGACAGGGTTCGCCACGATCTGGAAACAACCAACCACTAA
- the lspA gene encoding signal peptidase II: MSKPIGSTGLRWLWLVVVVLIIDLGSKYLILQNFALGDTVSLFPSLNLHYARNYGAAFSFLADSGGWQRWFFAGIAIGICVILAVLMYRSKATQKLNNIAYALIIGGALGNLFDRLWHGFVVDMIDFYVGDWHFATFNLADTAICVGAALIVLEGFLPSSNKKTS; this comes from the coding sequence ATGAGTAAACCGATTGGTTCAACAGGGCTACGCTGGCTATGGCTGGTGGTAGTCGTGCTGATTATCGATTTAGGCAGCAAATACCTGATCCTCCAGAACTTTGCTCTGGGGGATACGGTGTCGCTGTTTCCGTCGCTTAATCTGCATTATGCGCGTAACTACGGCGCGGCTTTTAGCTTCCTCGCCGACAGCGGCGGCTGGCAGCGCTGGTTCTTCGCGGGTATCGCTATTGGTATCTGCGTGATCCTCGCGGTGCTGATGTATCGCTCGAAGGCGACGCAAAAGCTGAATAACATTGCCTATGCGCTGATTATTGGCGGCGCATTGGGTAATTTATTCGACCGGCTGTGGCATGGTTTTGTCGTCGATATGATTGATTTCTACGTCGGGGACTGGCATTTCGCCACCTTCAATCTTGCTGATACCGCGATTTGTGTCGGTGCGGCGCTGATTGTGCTGGAAGGTTTCTTGCCTTCCAGTAATAAAAAAACATCATAA
- a CDS encoding alanyl-tRNA editing protein, with translation MTERLYYTSDAAECRARVVNCLSEADGRYAIELDRTLFHPQGGGQPADRGWIADVAVESVIVRGDSIAHIVSQPLALDEVAIRIDIEARQIHARLHSAGHLLGQAGESFGWQPIKAHHWPGEGRITFAAGANAVLPEASMMLEKVETWQAENLPRQVSFTDGLRKVGFGDMLSYPCGGTHVATLSELGKVIVTQVKMKKGQMIVSYTLE, from the coding sequence ATGACTGAACGTCTTTATTACACCAGCGATGCCGCCGAATGTCGTGCGCGAGTGGTGAATTGCCTGAGCGAAGCCGATGGGCGCTACGCCATTGAACTGGACCGCACCCTGTTTCATCCGCAGGGCGGCGGGCAACCAGCAGATCGCGGCTGGATTGCTGATGTTGCGGTTGAAAGCGTTATCGTGCGCGGCGATAGCATTGCGCATATTGTTTCGCAGCCGCTGGCGCTCGATGAGGTGGCAATCCGCATCGATATTGAGGCGAGGCAGATACACGCGCGTCTGCACTCTGCCGGGCACTTGCTGGGTCAGGCCGGTGAGTCGTTCGGCTGGCAGCCGATTAAAGCTCATCACTGGCCGGGAGAAGGGCGCATTACCTTTGCTGCGGGTGCTAATGCCGTGCTGCCCGAGGCCAGCATGATGCTGGAAAAAGTCGAAACCTGGCAGGCAGAGAATTTACCGCGTCAGGTCTCTTTTACCGATGGCCTGCGCAAGGTCGGCTTCGGTGATATGCTGAGCTATCCCTGCGGCGGTACCCACGTTGCCACGCTTTCTGAACTGGGAAAAGTGATCGTGACCCAGGTGAAGATGAAAAAGGGCCAGATGATCGTGAGCTACACGCTGGAGTGA
- the ispH gene encoding 4-hydroxy-3-methylbut-2-enyl diphosphate reductase, with amino-acid sequence MQILLANPRGFCAGVDRAISIVENALTLYGAPIYVRHEVVHNRYVVDSLRQRGAIFIEQISEVPDGAILIFSAHGVSQAVRNEAKSRDLTVFDATCPLVTKVHMEVARASRRGEESILIGHAGHPEVEGTMGQYSNPQGGMYLVESPDDVLTLDVKNDAKLSFMTQTTLSVDDTSDVIDALRERFPKIVGPRKDDICYATTNRQEAVRALAGQADVVLVVGSKNSSNSNRLAELAQRMGKAAYLIDDASDIQEAWVKEVQCVGVTAGASAPDILVQNVISRLQELGGGEAVPLEGREENIVFEVPKELRVDVREVE; translated from the coding sequence ATGCAGATTCTGTTGGCTAACCCGCGCGGCTTTTGCGCAGGCGTTGACCGCGCTATCAGCATTGTTGAAAACGCGCTGACGCTCTACGGCGCGCCGATCTACGTGCGTCATGAAGTCGTGCACAACCGCTATGTTGTCGATAGCCTGCGTCAACGCGGCGCGATTTTTATCGAGCAGATTAGCGAAGTGCCGGATGGCGCGATCCTGATTTTCTCCGCTCATGGTGTTTCTCAGGCGGTGCGCAATGAGGCGAAAAGCCGCGATCTGACTGTCTTTGACGCGACCTGCCCGCTGGTCACTAAAGTCCATATGGAAGTCGCCCGCGCCAGCCGTCGTGGTGAAGAGTCGATTCTGATTGGTCACGCCGGTCACCCGGAAGTCGAAGGCACTATGGGCCAGTACAGCAACCCGCAAGGGGGAATGTACCTGGTGGAGTCACCGGATGATGTCTTGACGCTGGATGTGAAAAATGACGCTAAACTGTCGTTTATGACCCAGACAACCCTCTCCGTCGACGATACCTCTGACGTGATTGATGCCCTGCGCGAACGTTTCCCAAAAATCGTTGGGCCGCGTAAAGACGACATTTGCTACGCCACCACCAACCGTCAGGAAGCGGTTCGTGCGCTGGCCGGGCAGGCTGATGTCGTGCTGGTAGTAGGGTCGAAAAACTCCTCCAACTCCAACCGCCTGGCCGAACTGGCCCAACGGATGGGGAAAGCAGCGTATCTGATTGACGACGCGTCCGATATCCAGGAAGCATGGGTAAAAGAAGTGCAATGCGTAGGTGTGACTGCAGGCGCATCGGCGCCGGATATTCTGGTGCAGAACGTCATTTCCCGCTTGCAGGAACTGGGCGGTGGCGAAGCGGTGCCGCTGGAAGGCCGCGAAGAGAATATTGTTTTCGAAGTGCCGAAAGAGCTGCGCGTAGATGTCCGTGAAGTAGAGTAA
- a CDS encoding DUF805 domain-containing protein: protein MTYGQAYLNGWKKGFNFSGVASRQEFWSFFITNLLILALPLAAWFLAMQHNYQYGVFIFYALPLSAILLLPMIIPLLAVGCRRMHDIGRSGWWFALCLIIPWFLLVALWLCCLKPVSSSR from the coding sequence ATGACTTACGGACAAGCGTATCTTAACGGCTGGAAAAAGGGCTTCAATTTTAGCGGCGTCGCCAGCAGGCAGGAGTTTTGGTCTTTTTTTATCACCAACCTGCTGATTCTGGCGCTGCCGCTGGCAGCCTGGTTTTTGGCAATGCAGCATAACTATCAGTACGGGGTATTTATTTTTTACGCCCTGCCGCTCAGTGCTATTTTATTGCTACCTATGATTATCCCTCTGCTGGCCGTCGGCTGTCGGCGAATGCACGATATCGGACGCTCGGGCTGGTGGTTCGCCCTGTGCCTGATTATTCCGTGGTTTTTGCTCGTCGCGCTATGGCTATGTTGCCTGAAGCCGGTTTCATCTTCTCGCTGA
- the rpsT gene encoding 30S ribosomal protein S20, with product MANIKSAKKRAVQSEKARKHNASRRSMMRTFIKKVYAAIEAGDKATALKAFNEMQPIVDRQAAKGLIHKNKAARHKANLTAQINKLA from the coding sequence TTGGCTAATATCAAATCAGCTAAGAAGCGCGCCGTTCAGTCTGAAAAGGCCCGCAAGCACAACGCTAGCCGTCGCTCTATGATGCGTACTTTCATCAAGAAAGTATACGCAGCCATCGAAGCTGGCGACAAAGCTACTGCACTGAAAGCATTTAACGAAATGCAACCAATCGTGGACCGTCAGGCTGCTAAAGGTCTGATCCACAAAAACAAAGCTGCGCGTCATAAAGCAAACCTGACCGCTCAGATCAACAAACTGGCTTAA
- the ileS gene encoding isoleucine--tRNA ligase yields MSDYKSTLNLPETGFPMRGDLAKREPGMLARWTDDDLYGIIRAAKKGKKTFILHDGPPYANGSIHIGHSVNKILKDIIVKSKGLTGYDSPYVPGWDCHGLPIELKVEQEYGKPGEKFTAAEFRAKCREYAALQIDGQREDFIRLGVLGDWSHPYLTMDFKTEANIIRALGKIIGNGHLHKGAKPVHWCVDCRSALAEAEVEYYDKTSPSIDVAFHATDKAAVLAKFGVADVNGPVSLVIWTTTPWTLPANRAISLSPEFDYALVQVDGQALILAKDLVDSVMQRAGIADYTILAVVNGAELELMRFKHPFLDFDVPAILGDHVTLDAGTGAVHTAPGHGPDDYVIGQKYGLEVANPVGPDGAYLPGTYPTLDGVNVFKANDLVVALLAEKGALLHVEKMQHSYPCCWRHKSPIIFRATPQWFVSMDQKGLRAQSLKEIKGVQWIPDWGQARIESMVANRPDWCISRQRTWGVPMSLFVHKETQELHPRTLELMEEVAKRVEVDGIQAWWDLDSRDILGADADSYEKVPDTLDVWFDSGSTHSSVVDVRPEFSGHAADMYLEGSDQHRGWFMSSLMISTAMKGKAPYRQVLTHGFTVDGQGRKMSKSIGNTVSPQDVMNKLGADILRLWVASTDYTGEMAVSDEILKRAADSYRRIRNTARFLLANLNGFDPVKDMVKPEDMVVLDRWAVGCAQAAQEDILKAYESYDFHEVVQRLMRFCSIEMGSFWLDIIKDRQYTTKADSVARRSCQTALYHIAEALVRWMAPIMSFTADEIWGYLPGDREKYVFTGEWYEGLFGLADDEAMNDGFWDELLKVRGEVNKVIEQARADKQVGGSLEAAVTLYADADLAAKLNALDDELRFVLLTSGAKVADYAQAPADAWQSELLKGLKVVLSKAEGDKCPRCWHYTTDVGKVAEHAEICGRCVSNIAGDGEKRKFA; encoded by the coding sequence ATGAGTGACTATAAATCGACCCTGAATTTGCCGGAAACAGGGTTCCCGATGCGCGGCGACCTCGCCAAGCGTGAACCGGGAATGCTGGCGCGTTGGACCGATGATGACCTGTACGGCATCATTCGTGCAGCCAAAAAAGGCAAAAAAACCTTCATTCTGCATGATGGCCCTCCTTATGCGAATGGCAGCATTCATATTGGTCACTCGGTTAACAAGATTCTGAAAGACATTATCGTTAAGTCCAAAGGGCTGACGGGCTATGACTCTCCGTACGTTCCGGGTTGGGACTGCCACGGTCTGCCGATTGAGCTGAAAGTGGAGCAGGAATACGGCAAGCCGGGCGAGAAATTCACCGCCGCCGAATTCCGCGCTAAGTGCCGCGAATACGCAGCGTTGCAGATTGACGGCCAGCGTGAAGACTTTATCCGTCTGGGCGTGCTCGGCGACTGGTCGCACCCGTACCTGACCATGGACTTCAAAACTGAAGCCAATATCATCCGCGCGCTGGGTAAAATCATCGGCAACGGTCACCTGCACAAAGGCGCGAAGCCAGTGCACTGGTGCGTAGACTGCCGTTCTGCGCTGGCGGAAGCGGAAGTTGAGTATTACGACAAAACCTCCCCGTCCATCGACGTGGCGTTCCACGCGACGGATAAAGCGGCGGTGCTGGCGAAATTTGGCGTAGCCGACGTTAACGGCCCGGTCTCTCTGGTTATTTGGACTACCACTCCGTGGACCCTGCCAGCTAACCGCGCGATCTCCCTGTCGCCGGAATTTGACTATGCGCTGGTGCAGGTTGACGGTCAGGCGCTGATCCTTGCCAAAGACCTGGTCGATAGCGTAATGCAACGTGCTGGCATCGCTGATTACACTATCCTCGCGGTGGTGAACGGTGCCGAACTGGAGCTGATGCGCTTTAAGCACCCGTTCCTTGATTTCGATGTCCCGGCGATCCTTGGCGATCACGTCACCCTGGACGCGGGTACTGGTGCGGTACATACCGCACCAGGCCATGGCCCTGATGACTATGTTATCGGTCAAAAATATGGTCTGGAAGTAGCTAACCCGGTCGGTCCGGACGGCGCTTACCTGCCGGGTACTTACCCGACGCTGGACGGGGTTAACGTCTTTAAAGCCAACGACCTCGTTGTTGCCTTGCTGGCGGAAAAAGGTGCGCTGCTGCACGTTGAAAAAATGCAGCACAGCTACCCGTGCTGCTGGCGTCATAAGTCGCCGATCATCTTCCGCGCCACCCCGCAGTGGTTCGTGAGCATGGATCAGAAAGGCCTGCGCGCGCAGTCGCTTAAAGAGATCAAAGGCGTGCAGTGGATCCCGGATTGGGGCCAGGCGCGTATCGAATCGATGGTTGCCAACCGCCCTGACTGGTGTATCTCCCGTCAGCGCACCTGGGGCGTACCGATGTCTCTGTTCGTGCATAAAGAGACGCAAGAGCTGCATCCGCGCACGCTGGAACTGATGGAAGAAGTCGCTAAGCGCGTGGAGGTTGACGGTATCCAGGCGTGGTGGGATCTTGATTCCCGCGACATCCTGGGCGCTGATGCTGATAGCTACGAGAAAGTGCCGGATACCCTCGACGTGTGGTTCGACTCCGGTTCAACTCACTCTTCTGTCGTTGACGTGCGTCCGGAGTTCTCTGGCCACGCCGCCGACATGTATCTGGAAGGTTCTGACCAGCACCGCGGCTGGTTTATGTCCTCGCTGATGATTTCTACCGCGATGAAGGGCAAAGCGCCGTATCGTCAGGTATTGACCCACGGCTTTACCGTTGATGGACAGGGTCGCAAGATGTCCAAATCCATCGGTAACACCGTCTCTCCGCAGGACGTGATGAACAAGCTGGGCGCGGATATTCTGCGTCTGTGGGTGGCTTCCACCGACTACACCGGCGAGATGGCGGTCTCCGACGAGATCCTCAAACGCGCCGCCGACAGCTATCGTCGTATCCGTAACACCGCGCGCTTCCTGCTGGCGAACCTCAACGGTTTCGATCCGGTAAAAGACATGGTGAAACCGGAAGATATGGTGGTGCTGGATCGTTGGGCTGTAGGCTGCGCGCAAGCGGCGCAGGAAGATATCCTGAAAGCCTATGAGTCTTACGATTTCCACGAAGTGGTGCAGCGCCTGATGCGTTTCTGTTCCATCGAAATGGGCTCGTTCTGGCTCGATATCATCAAAGATCGCCAGTACACCACCAAGGCGGACAGCGTCGCACGTCGTAGCTGCCAGACCGCGCTGTACCATATTGCCGAGGCGCTGGTGCGCTGGATGGCGCCGATCATGTCCTTCACTGCCGACGAAATCTGGGGTTACCTGCCGGGTGACCGCGAGAAATACGTCTTTACTGGTGAGTGGTATGAAGGCCTGTTCGGCCTGGCCGATGACGAAGCGATGAATGACGGTTTCTGGGACGAGCTGCTGAAAGTGCGCGGCGAAGTCAACAAGGTTATCGAGCAGGCGCGTGCGGATAAGCAAGTGGGTGGTTCTCTGGAAGCCGCGGTCACGCTGTATGCCGATGCTGACCTCGCGGCGAAGCTGAATGCGCTGGACGATGAATTGCGATTTGTCCTGTTGACCTCCGGGGCGAAAGTTGCCGATTATGCGCAGGCTCCGGCCGACGCATGGCAGAGCGAGTTGCTGAAAGGACTGAAAGTTGTGCTGAGCAAAGCTGAAGGTGATAAGTGCCCGCGCTGCTGGCACTACACCACGGATGTCGGCAAGGTGGCGGAACATGCGGAAATCTGCGGACGCTGTGTTAGCAACATTGCCGGTGACGGCGAAAAACGTAAATTTGCCTGA